In Planctomycetaceae bacterium, a genomic segment contains:
- the tsf gene encoding translation elongation factor Ts has protein sequence MAEITAAAVKALREKTDLPMMECKKALTEAGGDEAKAIEILKEQFKKIQVKRADNATEEGRIFVASRDNGAEVAMVEIQCESAPVATGEVLGNLGQSMADHLLNGPGASTPEELMSQTADGASESFQTQYEEIVNKIREKIVVNRIVRMEGPVGAYVHHDFKTGVLFKASGEPTNPEILRDVAMHVAALRPSVTTTDELDKAAVQAERDRLSAEAKASGKPDNIIEKMVDGRMKVFYAEQGVLLFQPFAKDDSKTVAQALSEAGVEAVSFLRWQVGN, from the coding sequence ATGGCGGAAATTACAGCCGCAGCAGTGAAAGCCCTGCGTGAAAAAACTGACCTTCCAATGATGGAATGCAAGAAAGCTCTGACCGAAGCCGGCGGAGATGAAGCAAAGGCCATCGAAATCCTGAAGGAACAGTTCAAGAAGATTCAGGTGAAACGGGCAGATAACGCAACGGAAGAAGGCCGCATTTTTGTTGCATCGCGCGACAACGGCGCTGAAGTCGCTATGGTTGAAATCCAATGCGAATCCGCTCCCGTTGCCACTGGTGAGGTTCTTGGAAATCTGGGACAGTCGATGGCAGACCACCTGCTGAACGGCCCCGGAGCTTCCACGCCCGAAGAACTAATGAGCCAGACTGCGGATGGTGCTTCTGAATCTTTCCAGACGCAGTACGAAGAAATTGTCAACAAGATTCGAGAAAAAATCGTTGTCAATCGAATCGTAAGGATGGAAGGCCCCGTTGGCGCATACGTGCACCACGACTTCAAGACGGGCGTCCTCTTCAAAGCCTCCGGTGAACCAACCAATCCGGAAATTCTTCGGGACGTTGCAATGCACGTGGCGGCCCTGCGTCCAAGTGTTACCACAACGGACGAACTTGATAAGGCTGCGGTTCAGGCAGAACGAGATCGACTGAGTGCAGAGGCAAAAGCCAGCGGTAAACCCGATAACATCATCGAGAAGATGGTGGATGGCCGCATGAAAGTATTCTACGCCGAACAAGGCGTGCTGCTTTTCCAGCCATTCGCAAAAGACGACAGCAAGACCGTAGCTCAGGCATTGTCCGAAGCTGGTGTCGAAGCTGTCAGCTTCCTCCGCTGGCAGGTTGGCAACTAA